A genomic window from Erpetoichthys calabaricus chromosome 17, fErpCal1.3, whole genome shotgun sequence includes:
- the rtbdn gene encoding retbindin, which produces MYAKGLISLASFWTVAMLLGRTSGEEVACLQDEKHKDVPGPEPELQECQLYSGNACCMSEEIEELGLTSGLWDQCRSPSPRCEDFLKRLSCFYYCSPDAALWSRQDLQTADSESTMGSLHLIQGVPLCLTFCQQWFEACQDDLTCTRTSNWTLQGQNCSIDCVTYRQMYSGGPELCETMFGSSFRAEPDDSSCGCLHLNASDQEVTEKLRVEYSSNGELDTTKLGEQLNEPSCRRQIRPASSLGEKTASYRLHRRAVAPSFIEDIEGSGSGF; this is translated from the exons ATGTATGCCAAAGGCTTAATTTCCCTGGCGTCCTTCTGGACAGTTGCCATGCTCCTTGGGCGGACTTCTGGAGAAGAGGTGGCCTGCCTGCAGGATGAGAAGCATAAGGATGTACCAGGGCCAGAGCCAGAGCTCCAGGAATGCCAGCTTTACTCGGGCA ACGCTTGCTGCATGTCAGAAGAGATAGAAGAACTCGGCTTGACTTCGGGCCTCTGGGACCAGTGCAGAAGCCCTAGCCCCAG GTGCGAGGACTTTCTGAAGCGCCTCTCTTGTTTCTACTACTGTTCACCTGATGCAGCTCTCTGGTCTCGGCAAGATCTACAGACAGCAGATTCAGAGAGCACCATGGGCAGCCTGCATCTGATTCAAGGTGTGCCTCTCTGCCTCACCTTCTGTCAGCAATG GTTTGAGGCATGCCAGGATGACTTAACATGCACACGGACCTCCAACTGGACTCTCCAGGGACAAAACTGCAGCATAGACTGTGTGACCTACAGACAG ATGTACAGTGGTGGTCCAGAGCTCTGTGAGACCATGTTTGGCAGCTCCTTCAGAGCAGAGCCAGATGACAGCTCCTGCGGCTGTCTGCATCTCAATGCCTCAGATCAAGAGGTTACAGAGAAGCTACGAGTGGAGTACTCGAGCAATGGTGAGCTTGACACTACCAAGCTTGGTGAACAGCTTAATGAGCCATCTTGTCGCCGGCAGATCCGCCCAGCTTCATCACTGGGTGAAAAAACTGCCAGCTACAGGCTGCACAGGAGAGCGGTGGCCCCCAGCTTCATCGAAGACATAGAAGGCAGTGGCAGTGGCTTCTAG